The proteins below come from a single Tribolium castaneum strain GA2 chromosome 9, icTriCast1.1, whole genome shotgun sequence genomic window:
- the CAPAr gene encoding neuropeptides capa receptor — protein MDNDTKVMCMNNSSSLDTYVQCYRGAQQQPLEMAIPLTVVNVLIFVSGFFGNVAVCIVIIKHRSLHTATNYYLFNLAISDLTLLIFGLPNDVMLYWHQYPWPFGVEFCKLRALLSEMASYVSVLTIVAFSTERYLAICYPLYLHTMSGLQRAVRIIACLWLCAFVSALPFCIYTRVHYLFYPPNSTNILPDSAFCGMLYQPEGIPLTELSTLIFFIIPMLAIAVQYTKMGLEIAKTTRKTLGHGLRGSVHRDSRRTQSNRSVIKMLSAVVIAFFLCWAPFHAQRLLVIYGPDYSEANTYMFFITGILYYFSSTLNPILYNVMSDRMRSAFKEVLYVYSRSYNIRIQKSPSRMETIIDEIDEDKINLVNKEIVSVSIPETGNTLIYEIHYKTKEEGNCNNETPI, from the exons ATGGACAACGATACAAAAGTGATGTGCATGAATAACTCCAGCAGTTTGGACACCTACGTCCAGTGTTACAGAGGAGCTCAGCAACAACCCCTCGAAATGGCAATCCCGTTGACTGTCGTAAATGTGCTAATCTTTGTGTCGGGTTTTTTTGGGAACGTCGCCGTTTGCATCGTAATCATCAAACATCGCTCCCTGCACACTGCAACCAACTACTACCTGTTTAATTTAGCGATCAGCGATCTAACTCTTTTGATATTCG GGCTGCCAAACGATGTGATGCTTTATTGGCACCAATATCCATGGCCGTTCGGGGTCGAGTTTTGCAAACTGAGAGCCCTCCTCTCCGAaat GGCTTCTTACGTGTCAGTCCTCACAATCGTCGCGTTCTCCACCGAGCGCTATTTGGCGATTTGCTACCCCTTGTATCTGCACACGATGTCGGGCCTGCAAAGGGCCGTAAGGATCATAGCTTGTCTCTGGCTGTGCGCGTTTGTCAGCGCTTTGCCCTTCTGCATCTACACGCGCGTCCACTATTTGTTTTACCCTCCGAACTCCACAAATATTTTGCCG GACAGTGCGTTTTGCGGAATGCTGTACCAGCCGGAAGGAATCCCCTTGACTGAATTAAGCACTTTGATATTTTTCATCATCCCGATGCTTGCAATCGCAGTCCAGTACACGAAAATGGGCCTGGAAATCGCCAAAACGACCCGAAAGACGCTGGGCCATGGGCTGAGGGGGTCGGTGCATAGGGACAGCAGGAGGACTCAATCAAATCGCAGCGTAATCAAGATGTTAA GTGCTGTGGTAATTGCGTTTTTCCTTTGTTGGGCCCCGTTTCACGCACAGAGGCTTCTGGTGATCTATGGGCCCGACTACTCCGAGGCCAATACTTACATGTTTTTCATCACTGGAATTCTCTATTATTTCTCGTCTACTTTAAATCCGATCTTGTATAATGTCATGTCAGATCGAATGCGCAGTGCTTTCAAAGAAGTGCTGT ATGTCTACTCGCGTTCTTACAATATAAGAATACAGAAATCGCCAAGTCGCATGGAAACTATCATTGACGAAATCGATGAAGACAAGATCAATCTGGTGAATAAAGAGATTGTGTC
- the CAPAr gene encoding neuropeptides capa receptor isoform X1, which translates to MDNDTKVMCMNNSSSLDTYVQCYRGAQQQPLEMAIPLTVVNVLIFVSGFFGNVAVCIVIIKHRSLHTATNYYLFNLAISDLTLLIFGLPNDVMLYWHQYPWPFGVEFCKLRALLSEMASYVSVLTIVAFSTERYLAICYPLYLHTMSGLQRAVRIIACLWLCAFVSALPFCIYTRVHYLFYPPNSTNILPDSAFCGMLYQPEGIPLTELSTLIFFIIPMLAIAVQYTKMGLEIAKTTRKTLGHGLRGSVHRDSRRTQSNRSVIKMLSAVVIAFFLCWAPFHAQRLLVIYGPDYSEANTYMFFITGILYYFSSTLNPILYNVMSDRMRSAFKEVLCGVKPKRNKRHSMLGDVYSRSYNIRIQKSPSRMETIIDEIDEDKINLVNKEIVSVSIPETGNTLIYEIHYKTKEEGNCNNETPI; encoded by the exons ATGGACAACGATACAAAAGTGATGTGCATGAATAACTCCAGCAGTTTGGACACCTACGTCCAGTGTTACAGAGGAGCTCAGCAACAACCCCTCGAAATGGCAATCCCGTTGACTGTCGTAAATGTGCTAATCTTTGTGTCGGGTTTTTTTGGGAACGTCGCCGTTTGCATCGTAATCATCAAACATCGCTCCCTGCACACTGCAACCAACTACTACCTGTTTAATTTAGCGATCAGCGATCTAACTCTTTTGATATTCG GGCTGCCAAACGATGTGATGCTTTATTGGCACCAATATCCATGGCCGTTCGGGGTCGAGTTTTGCAAACTGAGAGCCCTCCTCTCCGAaat GGCTTCTTACGTGTCAGTCCTCACAATCGTCGCGTTCTCCACCGAGCGCTATTTGGCGATTTGCTACCCCTTGTATCTGCACACGATGTCGGGCCTGCAAAGGGCCGTAAGGATCATAGCTTGTCTCTGGCTGTGCGCGTTTGTCAGCGCTTTGCCCTTCTGCATCTACACGCGCGTCCACTATTTGTTTTACCCTCCGAACTCCACAAATATTTTGCCG GACAGTGCGTTTTGCGGAATGCTGTACCAGCCGGAAGGAATCCCCTTGACTGAATTAAGCACTTTGATATTTTTCATCATCCCGATGCTTGCAATCGCAGTCCAGTACACGAAAATGGGCCTGGAAATCGCCAAAACGACCCGAAAGACGCTGGGCCATGGGCTGAGGGGGTCGGTGCATAGGGACAGCAGGAGGACTCAATCAAATCGCAGCGTAATCAAGATGTTAA GTGCTGTGGTAATTGCGTTTTTCCTTTGTTGGGCCCCGTTTCACGCACAGAGGCTTCTGGTGATCTATGGGCCCGACTACTCCGAGGCCAATACTTACATGTTTTTCATCACTGGAATTCTCTATTATTTCTCGTCTACTTTAAATCCGATCTTGTATAATGTCATGTCAGATCGAATGCGCAGTGCTTTCAAAGAAGTGCTGTGTGGCGTTAAGCccaaaagaaataaaagacATTCCATGCTTGGAGATGTCTACTCGCGTTCTTACAATATAAGAATACAGAAATCGCCAAGTCGCATGGAAACTATCATTGACGAAATCGATGAAGACAAGATCAATCTGGTGAATAAAGAGATTGTGTC